One Effusibacillus lacus genomic region harbors:
- a CDS encoding chaperone NapD, giving the protein MVISGILVLAKQGKTEEVVVSLKEISGVEVHHVEDEKIVITLESETIDSSYEVSEQLEKVDHVAGVYLVYTNFEDDPSLDLEYRAFDK; this is encoded by the coding sequence ATGGTCATATCCGGAATTCTGGTGCTGGCAAAACAAGGGAAAACAGAAGAAGTAGTTGTGTCTTTAAAGGAGATTTCCGGAGTTGAGGTTCATCACGTAGAAGATGAGAAGATCGTCATAACCCTGGAGAGCGAAACCATTGACTCGAGTTACGAAGTTTCCGAGCAGTTGGAGAAAGTGGACCATGTGGCGGGTGTCTACCTGGTTTATACCAATTTTGAGGATGACCCCTCATTAGATTTGGAGTATCGGGCTTTTGACAAGTAA
- a CDS encoding nitrate reductase cytochrome c-type subunit, with product MFTYKKQFFIAMAGALVMVLAFIGFAPKDSDKPAADQSAGQSNAQQAVSKEKSPLQFPQLKDSGRGDAATMQLIGSPPMQPKDHIDRWIPEQHEKSCLACHGVKETGAPTPPPNHWYEEKQGGKIFRDYCIQCHAQQNDSKPAFNREN from the coding sequence ATGTTTACCTACAAAAAACAGTTTTTTATCGCTATGGCCGGAGCCCTTGTCATGGTTCTTGCGTTCATAGGATTCGCACCGAAAGACAGCGATAAGCCTGCAGCGGATCAATCCGCCGGGCAATCCAATGCGCAGCAGGCAGTTTCGAAGGAGAAGTCACCCTTGCAATTTCCGCAGTTGAAAGACAGCGGCCGTGGAGACGCGGCAACCATGCAATTGATCGGTTCACCCCCGATGCAGCCGAAAGATCATATTGACCGCTGGATTCCGGAACAACACGAGAAAAGCTGCTTGGCCTGCCATGGCGTGAAAGAAACGGGTGCTCCCACGCCTCCGCCCAATCATTGGTATGAAGAGAAACAGGGCGGCAAGATTTTCCGCGATTACTGTATCCAGTGTCATGCCCAGCAAAACGACAGCAAGCCGGCCTTCAACAGGGAAAACTAG
- a CDS encoding 4Fe-4S dicluster domain-containing protein, which produces MKVPSEIEKMNRRDFLKSNVKSLFKTVTILVQDHFDTARKHVRPPGALNESSFLLTCSRCGDCSISCPQGIIMTLDTGSGAAVGTPYLNLEANPCTMCMKCVDACRDGALELKNGRKPKIGRAVVIRNNCIAERQTICDYCVRSCPQPGALSFVDGRLQVDSDLCNGCGHCASSCIAEYRAIYIEPV; this is translated from the coding sequence ATGAAAGTACCGTCGGAAATTGAAAAAATGAATCGGAGGGATTTTCTTAAAAGCAATGTAAAATCCCTTTTCAAGACGGTGACCATTCTTGTGCAAGACCATTTTGACACCGCCAGGAAGCATGTGCGTCCTCCGGGAGCTTTAAACGAGTCGTCCTTTTTGCTCACCTGCAGCAGATGCGGAGATTGTTCAATATCCTGTCCGCAAGGAATAATCATGACGCTTGATACAGGCTCGGGTGCTGCGGTAGGAACGCCCTATTTGAATCTAGAGGCAAACCCGTGTACCATGTGTATGAAATGTGTTGATGCATGCAGAGATGGAGCACTTGAATTGAAAAACGGTCGGAAGCCCAAAATCGGCAGGGCTGTGGTGATTCGAAACAACTGCATAGCGGAGCGGCAAACCATCTGTGATTATTGTGTCCGGTCCTGCCCTCAGCCGGGAGCATTGTCTTTTGTTGATGGGCGTCTGCAGGTGGACTCCGATTTGTGCAATGGCTGCGGGCATTGCGCGTCAAGCTGCATTGCAGAATACCGGGCTATATACATTGAGCCTGTATAA
- a CDS encoding twin-arginine translocase TatA/TatE family subunit produces the protein MSSIGIPGLILILVIALVIFGPSKLPELGRAVGRTLKEFKTATKELTSDFEYESDDRKPQTQSQAQAANK, from the coding sequence ATGAGTTCAATCGGTATACCAGGGCTGATTTTGATTCTGGTGATTGCCCTCGTGATCTTTGGCCCCAGCAAGCTGCCGGAATTGGGACGTGCAGTGGGAAGGACACTGAAAGAATTCAAGACAGCAACCAAAGAACTGACTTCCGACTTTGAATACGAGTCGGATGACAGGAAGCCGCAAACTCAATCACAAGCGCAAGCGGCAAACAAGTAA